From the Chitinophaga lutea genome, the window TTCACCGGCCGCGAAGGCGGAATACAGCACCGCATCGGGGAACAGGCGGTGGATATCCCGGATGTGCCCCACGTCCGTTTCATGTGGCGCCAGGATCAGTTGCCGGCCGGCCGCCCCCCCGTTGTGCCACCATTCGGCCAGCAGTTTTTCGTCTTCGGGCCAGGTACTGCCCGCCACCAGCACTTTTGTGCCGGTAATGAACCGTTCGATAGCCGGCAGTGACACCGGCTGCAGGCGGAGCGCCCACACACGGTCGAACCGGGTGTCGCCGGCGATCGTTACCTGTTGAATACCAATGTTATGCAGCAGCGTGAGCGAGGTTTCGTTCTGTACGAACAGGTGGCGCATCTGCCGGAGCAGCTTCCTGAACAGGCCGCCATACCATTTGAAAAACACCTGGTTATCCCTGAAAATGCCGGAAATCAACAATACCGGCACTTTCCGGGCATATAACGCGGTCATATAATGATACCAGAACTCGTATTTGATGAAAATGGCCAGCTGCGGCTTTACCGTCTCCATCCACCGGGCGGCGTTAGCGGCCGTGTCCAGCGGCAGGTAGCACACGTAATCCGCTCCCTTATAGTCTTTTCGCACTTCGTAGCCCGAAGGGGAAAAGAAGGTCAGCACGATGGCGTGGCCGGGATAGTCCTTTCTCAGGGCCTCCAGTACAGGCCTTCCCTGTTCGAACTCTCCCAGGGAAGCCGCATGTACCCAGATGACGGGCCCTTTCCCGCGCAGCGCCGCTTCGAGGCCGGGCCACGGGTTTTCGCGCCCCTTCAGCCACTGCTGCGCCTTTTGGTTCTTTCCCAGGGTTGCGGAAAGGGAAACTGCTGCCTTATAAAGACGGATGCCGGTATTATAAAGGAAAAACGATAAATCCACAGAATTGATACTTAACTC encodes:
- a CDS encoding 3-deoxy-D-manno-octulosonic acid transferase gives rise to the protein MDLSFFLYNTGIRLYKAAVSLSATLGKNQKAQQWLKGRENPWPGLEAALRGKGPVIWVHAASLGEFEQGRPVLEALRKDYPGHAIVLTFFSPSGYEVRKDYKGADYVCYLPLDTAANAARWMETVKPQLAIFIKYEFWYHYMTALYARKVPVLLISGIFRDNQVFFKWYGGLFRKLLRQMRHLFVQNETSLTLLHNIGIQQVTIAGDTRFDRVWALRLQPVSLPAIERFITGTKVLVAGSTWPEDEKLLAEWWHNGGAAGRQLILAPHETDVGHIRDIHRLFPDAVLYSAFAAGESAGGRVMIIDNVGMLSALYRYSSISYVGGGFGKEGIHNILEPATYGKPVIIGPVYQQFNEAVMLVQLRAAIVVNDVASLDRNITALNDMYYYQQITEITGRFVEEHQGATEKILRYIRENGFLSGK